In Papaver somniferum cultivar HN1 chromosome 1, ASM357369v1, whole genome shotgun sequence, a genomic segment contains:
- the LOC113360168 gene encoding kelch repeat-containing protein 1-like, with protein sequence MGAVNNYYVAVMKSNVTKWAVRIRRVDEGSSVSGKAEDGSENSLPEDFPLYQPWEFKLLENEEKKVAVNPLNDKNLGKGKSVPKKPTSKFVSKITTLKDDVSRKRARYDSSSSSKSSDEDTFVSEEEVSIDLYQKKLSDLFSGDGFATLEDDEMDRAFKMVSKICTASNWEDRSLRGAASWINPDFQFAMNGLNARISYAISLDNERNLRKLQDENAKLRHEKSNLSDVSANLTSENTKLRNENLTNSQNPRNKQGTHWYVTYIFSLLFFYAIIRTSYLVIFADLYDLSDEAANLPDAEILLEHLNSSLNNYPTQGFENLSLEELKLKYTTLRKCHRSALSSANSFKRRFYEKREAIQVLEAKKNTLIIEKDEIALKGAKALEHFQESIIEFKIERDLAFRERDMLIEERNLIRSQLLIEKKEKEYQKRIVELETGLNAKEEESSACNSKYQQLKVNWFNLVQNNSNDANRSREAAVKRVCLENEDSEEDSKEEASNSETERNEEDEN encoded by the exons ATGGGCGCTGTTAATAACTATTACGTCGCTGTTATGAAAAGTAACGTAACTAAATGGGCTGTTCGCATAAGAAGAGTAGATG AAGGTTCCTCTGTATCTGGTAAAGCTGAGGATGGTTCTGAAAATTCTCTGCCTGAAGATTTCCCTCTTTACCAACCTTGGGAGTTTAAATTACTCGAaaatgaggaaaagaaagtagCG gtgaaTCCTTTGAATGACAAAAATTTAGGCAAGGGCAAGAGCGTTCCTAAGAAACCCACCTCAAAATTTGTATCCAAGATAACTACGTTAAAAGATGATGTCTCTAGGAAGCGTGCGAGATATGATTCTTCCTCAAGTTCGAAATCTTCAGATGAAGATACTTTTGTTTCTGAAGAAGAGGTATCGATCGATTTGTATCAGAAGAAATTATCTGATCTTTTTTCTGGAGATGGTTTTGCTACTCTTGAGGATGATGAAATGGATCGTGCTTTCAAAATGGTCTCAAAGATCTGTACTGCTTCTAATTGGGAAGATCGGTCTCTTCGTGGAGCTGCCTCTTGGATAAACCCAGATTTTCAATTTGCGATGAATGGCTTG AATGCTCGCATATCTTATGCGATTTCTTTAGACAATGAAAGAAATCTTCGCAAGTTGCAAGATGAGAATGCCAAGCTGAGACATGAGAAGTCTAATCTTTCGGATGTGAGTGCGAATCTTACAAGCGAGAATACAAAACTTAGAAATGAGAATTTAACTAATTCTCAAAACCCAAGAAATAAACAAGGAACTCATTGGTATGTGACTTATATTTTCTCACTCCTTTTCTTTTATGCGATCATTCGCACTTCTTACTTAGTTATCTTCGCAGACCTGTATGACCTTTCAGATGAAGCGGCTAATCTTCCTGATGCTGAAATTCTTTTAGAGCACCTCAATTCCTCTTTAAATAATTACCCTACtcaaggatttgaaaaccttagcTTGGAAGAGTTAAAATTAAAATATACCACCCTTAGAAAATGCCATAGAAGTGCATTATCCTCTGCCAATAGTTTTAAACGACGTTTTTATGAGAAGAGGGAAGCAATTCAAGTATTGGAGGCGAAGAAGAACAcacttattattgaaaaagatgaaatcgCTCTTAAGGGTGCGAAGGCACTagaacattttcaagaatctattatTGAATTTAAAATAGAACGTGATTTAGCTTTTCGTGAGAGGGACATGCTTATCGAGGAGAGaaacttaattcgatctcaactccttatagaaa agaaagagaaggagtatCAAAAGAGAATTGTAGAGTTAGAAACTGGCTTaaatgctaaagaagaagaatcatccgcTTGTAACTCTaagtatcagcaattgaaggTAAATTGGTTCAACTTAGTCCAAAACAACAGTAACGATGCCAATCGCTCTCGTGAGGCTGctgttaaaagagtttgtctggagaatg aagactctgaagaagatTCCAAAGAAGAAGCTAGTAATTCCGAAACTGAAcgaaatgaggaagatgaaaattga
- the LOC113315925 gene encoding extensin-2-like yields the protein MRNTGGGPAQGRPWSQVILAMTVVFVSYQVGSVSADPYQSNSPPPPPPPFDYKTPPPPSPFHQQPYVYSSPPPPTPAYVPPTLVYNPPPPPTPVYNRPPPPTYEPPPPVYNQPPPPTYEPLPPVYKPPPPPTPVYNRPPPPTYEPPPPVYNPPPPPTYEPPPPVYKPPPPPTPVYNRPPPPTYEPPPPTYEPPTPVYNPPPPPTYEPPPPVYKPPPPPTPVYNRPPPPMYEPPPPVYKLSPPPNTYEPPTPVYNLPPPYVYSFSPPPPTKYPPPHYYTSPPPRVVYPTPHHHSLIVKAVGKVYCYRCYDQSNPKKSHAKKHLKGAIVEVSCKAGDKEIMAYGRTKNNGKYSVTIKGFNYRKYGGAACKAKLYMAPKGSTCDIPTDLHGGKKGVQVKVKSKNHRLVVLQTKPFAYGSKTTYKKCSNHISPPYNYKSPPPPSPVPTPYYFLSPPPPSPVPTPYYYKSPPPPPSPVPAPYYYNSNPPPSLSPPPPYRYPPSPPSPPAPYYKSPPLPPPFPTPAPDYNSPSPIPAPYYYDSPPQPSSAPTAYYYESPPAQSQDLAPYYYKSPPQPSSASTPYYYEPPAQSPELSPYYYESPPTQYPDLAPYYYESPPAQSPDLAPYYYESPITQSPVSAPYYYESTPTPYPASSPFYDYYKHPWKP from the exons ATGAGAAATACTGGTGGCGGCCCTGCTCAGGGTCGTCCATGGTCTCAAGTTATACTTGCAATGACTGTAGTCTTTGTATCCTACCAAGTAGGATCTGTTTCTGCTGATCCATATCAGTCcaattcaccaccaccaccaccaccaccatttgaTTACAAGACGCCTCCACCCCCATCTCCATTTCATCAACAACCATATGTTTACAGTTCCCCACCACCACCTACACCAGCGTATGTGCCTCCTACACTAGTCTacaacccaccaccaccacctacaccaGTGTAtaaccgaccaccaccacctacgTATGAGCCTCCTCCGCCAGTCTacaaccaaccaccaccacctacataCGAGCCTCTTCCACCAGTCTACAAGCCGCCACCACCACCTACACCAGTGTATAACCGACCACCACCGCCTACATATGAGCCTCCTCCGCCAGTCTacaacccaccaccaccacctacataCGAGCCTCCTCCACCAGTCTACAAGCCGCCACCACCACCTACACCAGTGTAtaaccgaccaccaccacctacgTATGAGCCACCACCACCTACATATGAGCCTCCTACGCCAGTCTacaacccaccaccaccacctacgtaCGAGCCTCCTCCACCAGTCTACAAGCCGCCGCCGCCACCTACACCAGTGTacaaccgaccaccaccacctatGTATGAGCCTCCTCCACCAGTCTACAAGCTGTCGCCGCCACCAAATACATATGAGCCTCCTACACCAGTCTACAACCTACCACCACCATACGTCTACTCATtttcgccaccaccaccaaccaagtATCCCCCACCTCATTATTACACATCCCCACCACCACGAGTAGTTTACCCAACTCCACACCATCACTCACTTATTGTTAAAGCAGTCGGGAAAGTATACTGTTACAGATGCTATGACCAGAGCAACCCAAAGAAATCACATGCCAAGAAACACCTTAAAG GTGCTATTGTGGAGGTCAGTTGCAAGGCAGGTGATAAAGAAATCATGGCCTATGGAAGGACCAAAAACAATGGTAAATACAGTGTTACAATTAAAGGTTTCAACTATCGCAAATATGGAGGAGCAGCTTGCAAGGCTAAGCTCTATATGGCACCAAAGGGTTCAACCTGCGACATTCCTACTGACTTACATGGTGGAAAGAAAGGTGTTCAAGTTAAGGTTAAGTCAAAGAATCACCGATTAGTTGTGCTCCAGACAAAGCCATTTGCCTATGGATCCAAAACTACTTACAAGAAATGCTCAAACCACATTTCACCTCCCTACAATTACAAATCACCACCTCCACCATCTCCAGTACCTACTCCTTACTACttcttatcaccaccaccaccatctccagtaCCTACTCCTTACTACtacaaatcaccaccaccacctccatccccAGTACCAGCTCCTTACTACTACAACTCGAATCCACCCCCCTCACTGTCACCTCCTCCACCATACAGATACCCACCATCTCCACCCTCGCCACCTGCTCCATACTACAagtcaccaccactaccaccaccatttccaACACCAGCTCCTGACTACAACTCACCATCTCCAATACCTGCTCCTTATTACTATGACTCACCACCTCAACCATCTTCAGCACCCACAGCATACTACTACGAATCACCACCAGCGCAATCACAAGATCTCGCCCCATACTACTACAAATCACCACCTCAACCATCTTCAGCATCCACACCATACTACTACGAACCACCAGCACAATCTCCAGAACTCTCCCCATACTACTACGAATCACCACCAACACAATATCCAGATCTCGCCCCTTACTACTACGAATCACCACCAGCACAATCCCCAGATCTCGCCCCATACTACTATGAATCACCAATAACACAATCTCCAGTATCCGCGCCATACTATTACGAGTCAACACCAACACCGTATCCAGCATCTTCACCATTTTACGACTACTACAAACATCCTTGGAAACCTTGA
- the LOC113315897 gene encoding DExH-box ATP-dependent RNA helicase DExH18, mitochondrial-like, which produces MARGTAGTSLYRIYSFRRNARFSLLNRSFHCTREQGDCSNSLKGSIFIDIHRNLKLGLQNKIFRDFEGTHWKSYSTEVNGNDVNGILPDSAAIDSCSVALRDPVKLYEELRDSEQNEGKLTTSEWDDMDEIFNCFVKSGWASNQALAIYIGLSFFPTAVRKFQTFFKNKCTGDVAKHLISLGPCEESERFLFPIFVEFCLEEFPDEIKRFRGILDSADLTKPHTWFPFARAMKRKIIYHCGPTNSGKTYNALQRFMEAEKGIYCSPLRLLAMEVFDKVNALGVYCSLRTGQEKKHVPFSNHASCTMEMVSTEELYDVAVIDEIQMLADPCRGYAWTRALLGVMADEVHLCGDPSVLKIVRKVCAETGDELVENHYERFKPLVVEGKTLLGDLRNVKSGDCVVAFSRREIFEVKMAIEKFTKHRCCVIYGALPPETRRQQATLFNDQDNEYDVLVASDAVGMGLNLNIRRVVFNSLSKYNGDKVVPVPATQVKQIAGRAGRRGSRYPDGLTTTLHLDDLQYLIECLKQPFDEVKKVGLFPFFEQVELFAGKLPDMTFCQLLDKFGENCRLDGSYFLCRHDHIKKVANMLEKVQGLSLEDRFNFCFAPVNIRDPKAMHHLLSFASTYSQNRKVSIAMGMPKCSARNDSELLDLETRHQVLSMYLWLAYQFKQEMFPYVEKYSSMAEDIADLLGQSLTNVTWKPESRNPPPKTQKEDGYQRPMSLIKEQKKKRQVHVLQHNPSNRGLST; this is translated from the coding sequence ATGGCGAGAGGAACTGCTGGTACATCTCTGTATAGAATCTATTCATTCAGAAGAAATGCTAGGTTTTCTTTATTGAATCGTTCATTCCATTGTACAAGAGAGCAAGGAGATTGCTCAAATTCTCTTAAAGGTTCGATTTTTATTGATATACATCGAAatttaaaattagggttacagaATAAGATTTTTAGGGATTTTGAAGGTACCCATTGGAAATCATACTCTACAGAGGTTAACGGAAATGATGTTAATGGTATTCTTCCTGATTCAGCAGCGATTGATAGTTGTTCAGTAGCTTTACGTGATCCGGTAAAATTGTACGAAGAGCTTCGTGATTCTGAACAGAATGAAGGGAAGCTAACGACATCTGAGTGGGATGATATGGATGAGattttcaattgctttgttaAATCAGGATGGGCGTCTAACCAAGCTCTTGCAATTTACATTGGATTGTCATTTTTCCCAACAGCTGTTCGAAAGTTTCAAacttttttcaagaataaatgtaCTGGTGATGTTGCTAAGCATCTTATATCATTGGGTCCATGTGAAGAGTCTGAGAGGTTTCTTTTCCCCATTTTTGTCGAATTCTGTTTAGAAGAGTTTCCGGATGAGATCAAAAGGTTTCGGGGAATTCTTGATTCTGCTGATTTAACAAAGCCTCACACTTGGTTTCCATTTGCTAGAGCGATGAAACGGAAAATCATTTACCATTGTGGGCCGACTAACAGCGGTAAAACTTATAATGCTTTGCAGAGGTTTATGGAGGCCGAGAAAGGTATTTATTGTAGTCCTCTAAGACTCTTAGCCATGGAAGTCTTTGACAAGGTGAATGCCCTTGGAGTTTATTGTAGTCTGCGCACTGGGCAGGAAAAGAAGCATGTTCCATTTTCAAATCACGCTTCGTGTACTATGGAGATGGTTTCCACAGAGGAACTGTATGATGTGGCTGTTATAGATGAGATACAGATGTTGGCTGATCCATGTAGAGGTTATGCGTGGACTCGAGCATTACTTGGTGTAATGGCTGATGAGGTTCATCTCTGTGGCGACCCAAGTGTTCTGAAAATTGTTCGAAAAGTATGTGCAGAAACTGGGGATGAGTTGGTTGAAAATCATTATGAAAGGTTCAAGCCTCTTGTGGTGGAAGGAAAAACCCTTCTAGGGGATCTTCGGAATGTTAAATCAGGAGATTGTGTCGTTGCATTCTCAAGGAGAGAGATATTTGAGGTAAAAATGGCGATTGAGAAGTTTACGAAACATCGGTGTTGCGTCATTTATGGTGCATTGCCGCCAGAGACTAGGCGTCAGCAAGCTACTTTGTTCAATGATCAAGATAATGAGTATGATGTTCTGGTTGCAAGTGATGCGGTGGGAATGGGGTTGAACTTAAATATTAGAAGGGTTGTATTCAATAGTCTCTCAAAGTATAATGGTGACAAAGTTGTACCTGTTCCAGCAACACAGGTGAAGCAAATTGCTGGAAGAGCTGGCAGAAGAGGAAGCCGATATCCAGATGGACTCACAACTACCTTGCATTTGGATGATTTGCAGTACCTAATTGAGTGTTTAAAACAACCTTTTGATGAAGTTAAGAAAGTGGGTCTGTTTCCTTTCTTCGAGCAGGTTGAGTTATTTGCAGGGAAGCTCCCAGATATGACTTTCTGCCAGCTATTGGATAAGTTTGGTGAGAATTGCCGTCTTGATGGTTCTTACTTCTTGTGCCGGCATGATCATATCAAGAAGGTTGCGAACATGTTGGAGAAAGTTCAAGGATTATCTCTTGAAGACCGTTTTAACTTTTGCTTCGCCCCAGTTAATATTAGAGATCCAAAAGCAATGCACCATCTGTTGAGTTTTGCTTCAACATATAGCCAAAACCGTAAGGTTAGTATAGCAATGGGAATGCCCAAGTGTTCTGCTCGAAATGATTCAGAGTTATTAGACCTCGAGACCAGACATCAAGTTTTGTCTATGTATCTATGGCTGGCGTATCAGTTCAAGCAGGAGATGTTCCCTTATGTGGAGAAGTATTCTTCAATGGCAGAGGATATTGCAGATTTATTGGGTCAGTCTCTCACCAATGTTACCTGGAAACCTGAATCAAGGAATCCTCCCCCCAAAACCCAGAAGGAAGATGGCTACCAAAGGCCAATGTCCCTTATCAAAGAACAGAAAAAGAAGCGGCAGGTGCACGTTTTGCAACATAATCCTTCAAACCGGGGTCTCTCAACCTAA